CGACAGGTTGCAAGCGACAACTCATCACTCATCACTCATCACTCATCACCCACACTACCTGTAACCTGTAACCTGTAACCTGCAGCCATATGATCATTTTTCCCAATTCTCGTGAAATTTTTTTTCAAGTGAGGGGGTATATTGGTGATTTTCCGGAACTAATATACATAAGCCGAAAGCTGCATAAACTGCGAATTTGTCAAATTATCATTATCTTTACCCAATAAATAGGAAACATGGAAAAACGATGGGTCATAAAGCAACCTGGAGACGAGCGCATTGTGGGGGAATTGGCCCAAGTTCTGAATATTGATCCTCAACTTGCAAATTTGCTGGTTCAACGTGGAATTCATAATTTTAAGGAAGCAAAAGATTATTTCCGTCCGGATCTCAACGACCTGCATGATCCTTTCCTGATGAAAGACATGGACAAGGCTGTCCAACGCATCAGGAAAGCCATAGACAACAATGAAAAGATACTTGTTTACGGAGATTATGATGTTGACGGTACTACAGCAGTAGCACTTATATATACTTTTTTCCACTCATTTTATACTAATCTGGATTTTTACATACCCGATCGTTATGCCGAAGGATACGGGATTTCGTATAAAGGCATTGATTATGCGGTGGAAAACAATTTTAGTCTTGTTATAGTCCTTGATTGCGGAATTAAAGCCATTGATAAGATTAAATATGCGAAGGACAGGAATTTGGATTTTATAATATGCGATCATCACCGACCAGGTGATGAAATTCCAGATGCATATGCTGTTTTGGATCCTAAACGTTCTGATTGTTCATATCCCTACAAGGAGTTATCAGGGTGCGGGGTAGGATTTAAGTTAATACAAGCTTACTCCATTGAATACAGATTACCAAAAGAGAAACTTGATTCTTTTCTTGATCTGGTTGTTGTTAGCATCGCTGCGGATATTGTCCCTATCACCGGTGAAAACAGGATTTTAGCTTATTATGGGTTGAAGCTTATCAATCGTAAACCCAGGCCGGGTTTTGAGGCGATTTTACATTGTGGTGGAATCGATCGTGAAGAAGCTTCCACAGGGCCTTACCTGTTTAACCGCGAGATAACAATCAGCGATATTGTTTTTCTTGTCGGCCCAAGGATCAATGCTGCCGGTAGAATAGAAAATGCTAATAACTCCGTAGAACTGCTTATCACATCGAACCGTAAATATGCCGAACAACTGGCCGATCAGATCAACAACCTTAATATAGAGAGAAAAAGCCTGGACCTTTCTGCAACACAAGAAGCTCTAGAGTTCATACAAAATGATGAGCATCTTAAAAACTGTAAAAGCACAGTGGTTTTTAATCCCAATTGGCATAAAGGTGTAATTGGAATAGTAGCATCCAGGCTCACAGAGTATTATTACCGCCCCACCATCGTTCTCACCCAATCCAATGGTTTTATTACAGGTTCGGCCAGATCTATTAAAGACTTTGATATTTATGATGCTGTTGATTATTGCAGTGATCTTCTGGAACATTTCGGAGGCCATAAATACGCAGCAGGGCTTTCTTTAAGACCTGAAAAGTTACCGGCTTTTAAAGAGAAATTTGAGGAATATGTAAAGAGTCATACCCACGAGGAAATGCTAATACCTGAAATTGAAATTGATACTGTAATCCAACTAAATGAGATAAATACCCGCTTTTATAAAATTCTTAAACAACTTGCACCTTTCGGGCCCGGTAACATGGCGCCCATTTTTCAAACAGATGGAGTAAGGGACACAGGAAACGCCAGAAAAGTCGGGAAAAACCATCTGAAACTTGAAGTTTTCCACCCAGATATTTCTGTATATCCTGTTCCTGCCATAGCTTTTCAGCAAGGACATTTACTGGAAAAAATACACACAGAAAAATCCTTTAGCATCTGCTACCATCTTGAAGAAAATGAATGGAACGGTAAAAAAACCCTCCAGCTAAACATCAAGGATATAAAATTTCCAGAATAACAATAAATGAGCATCGGGAATGATTAATATCAAGTTACCTTCTCTATGGTTGCAGGCTGCATGTTACAGGTTGCAGGTCGCAGGATAACTGGCAGTTAAAATGACGACTTATTACATTGTAACCTGGATCCTGCAACCTGTAACTTTTATTATGCTTACTCTATTCACTTATTATTCCTTTATGCTTTTGATTTTCATTGAATAAAAAATCAAAACTGCGCCAAAAAATAAGGCAACAATCCCTACAATAACTGTAAATGCTTTCACTGCAGTAAAGGGATTAAAGAAAATCAATATTCCAAATACAAGAGTAATCAGGCCATTAATAAGCAACCCAGTCTTTCCTGTCAGTTCATCCTTTATACTAAAAAATAATGTTAATTGCAGGATACCCAGAATAATAGCCCAGATCCCTATAAGTATCACAAATAGCATCAGGGTTTGCTTGGTAAATATCATGATTATCAAACCGATAACGATTGATATTACTGCTTCCGTAAATAGTAAAGTGGATGGTTTTCCCTTTCTTTGATTCATTATACCCCCGATAAGAAGGATCACACCTGCAATCAAGACAATGAGGCCAAAATACTTGGCTATTGTCATAATAGTACTATTTGGGAGTATTATGGCAAAAATACCAAATATCAATGCTATGACACCATTAAGGGTCATTAGCCACCAGTTTTTCGTAAATTCTTTAAGCATGGTTACAATTCAATTATGGTTCTTAAAATCAGGTAAATTCCAAAGATCACAAGTCCAATACCTGCAATGCGGTTTATCCAGTGGACAAATCCACGTGTAAGATAATGTTTTATTTTATAAGAACCAAAACATTTAAGCATATCGGTTATAAGGACGGTCATAAGTGTGCCTGTAAAAAATAAGACAAGGGATTGCACATCGCCTGAATAATTTGCCGTAACACCAACGACAACACCCATCCAGAAAATCCATACGAACGGATTTGCGATATTCAGAAAAAAACCTTTAAGGATATAGGTAAGAGCACCGGGTTTGCTTGTATTATCATTATTCTCTGTATTTGATAACTGTACCTTCCTGGAATAGGTTACAATGCCGAAGACAATAAGTACTATTCCGCTGACAATACCGAACAGGCTTTCCTGACTATTAATAATTTGTATGGCACCAAGAAAGCATAGACCAACCAGTGCTACATCGCTTAAAAATATCCCGAACGCAAGCTGAAATCCAGGCCACAAGCCTCTATGGATGCTGGTTTGTATCAAAGCAAACAATGCCGGTCCAAATCCAAAAAAAATGGCCAGGGTAATTCCCAATATTACACCTTCCCAAACGGGGTCCATAGTTTTATCTACTAATGTTTATTCTCTTTAATAAATTCTTCCCATTCTTCAATTTGCCTCTTCTTCAAAACTCTGGGGAATTTATTTGCCCCACCTTCTTTACCATGAGTTTTCATCCATTTTGAAAAAACAGCAACTGGGAGTATTTCCACGAAAACGTCTTTGATTGCGGCGATTCTTTCCACACGGTAATCATCATTGAGTATTTTAAGGTATTCATCAATCTTTAGTCTCACCTGATCCGGATCAATCTTATCATCTGTTCCAAGATACCATTTGTGGGCAAACATAGAATCATGCCTTATCCCTGTAACTGTCCATTCCCTGATCTCAATATTAAAATCTTCCTGCAGCATACTTATTGCCCTGTTCATATTATCCTGGGAAAGGTGTTCTCCGCAGATACTTAAAAAATGCTTGGTTCTTCCAGTAATAACAATTTCATGCCGGCTTTTGGAAGTAAATTTAACGGTATCTCCTATCAGGTATCGCCAGGCACCTGAACAGGTAGACAATAACAATGCATATTCTTTTCCTTCTTCAATTTCTTTTAAGGTGAGAGTTTGAGGTTTTTCAACCATGTTGCCTTCTTCATCAAAGTTATCGTCAGTAAAAGGCACGAACTCATAAAAGAGTCCATTATCAAGCACTAATTGCATTGCCCTTACATAAGGATTGCTTTGAAATGCGATATATCCTTCCGAAGCAAGATAGGATTCGTTATAAATTACAGGTTTTGAAAAAAGTTTTGCAAAGCTCTTTTCATAAGGCTCAAAAGCCACTCCACTGTGCACGTACACAGATAAGTTTGGCCAAATATCATGAATGGTATTAACCTTATAATGAGCAATTATCTTTTCCAAGATAATCTGAATCCAGGCAGGAACACCCACAATAACCCCAATATCCCAATCTCCAGCATTTTTAATTATTTCTTCCAGTTTTGTTTCCCAGTCACGTTCCCTTGAGATCCTTTTTCCTGGCTTATAAAAGTGCTGGAACCAAAAGGGCAGGTTACCCGCGGAAATACCTGACAAATCCCCTTCATAGTAAGTGCCATTATATTGCAGATGGGTGCTTCCGCCAATCATCAGGAAGCCTTTTTCATAAAAATCCAGTGGAAAATCGTATTTGACCATGGAAACCAGTTGCCTGATACTGGTTCTTCGTATTGCCCGGATCATATCGCCTGTTACAGGAATATGTTTACTTGACGCTTCAGAGGTACCCGATGTAAGAGCGAAATATTTTACCCGTCCAGGCCAGGTTACAAACCCTTCCCCATTTAGGGCCCGATACCACCATTGCTGGAACATAGACTGATAATCGTGAGTAGGTACTCTTTTCCTGAATGCTGTAATAATATCAGGTTCACGAAGTATCTCGTGAAACTTGTATTTCTCTCCAAAAGCGGTAATTTCTCCCTTTTTTAAAAGCTTTCTGAGAACCTTTTCCTGTGCAGCATGGCCTTCAAACCGATGCTTTTTCCCTATTGGAATGTTGCTAAGAGTATAAGCCTGCTTTATGATAGAACCCAGAATTGCCATAATTATTTATACTTTAGATGGGCTAAAATTAACACATTTTTACGATAAACCTTAAACAGACAATTGCTGTTATGAAGCGAATGTTTTATAAAATATTGATAATCTTTGTTTTCATTATTACTTTTACTATTTTGGGCCTGATTACCTTTCTGTTCTATATCCAAATTAACGATTATAAACCTGTTGCAAGAGATTTGCTTCCCATTTATGGTGGAACGGTTGAAAAAGTTTACCCATCCGATACCCTTAGGCTTATTTCCTGGAATATTGGATATGCAGGATTGGGCAAATCAATGGATTTTTTCTATGATGGCGGAAAAAAAGTAATCACAAAAAAAGCTGACTACGAGGAGAACCTTGAGGGGATAAAAGACTTTTTAAAAGCAACTGGACCTGTGGATTTCTATCTTTTCCAGGAAGTTGATATAAACGCAAGGAGAAGCTATCAAGATGATCAGATGAAACGGCTCAGAAAAGTATTACCAAATTACAGCGATGTTTTTGCCATAAATTACAAGGTTAAATTTGTACCGTTACCCCTGAACAAACCCATGGGGCATGTTCATTCCGGCCTATGTATATTTTCTTTTACAGATCCATTTGAGTCCTGCAGGATTTCTTTTGAGGGTAATTTTTCCTGGCCTCATGGGCTTTTTATGCCTGACCGCTGCTATATAGTAAACAAATACTATACAAGTGACGGCCATGAACTCATTATAATCAATACGCACAATTCGGCCTTTGATAACGGCAATTTGAGGACTGCTCAGCTGGAAGCATTAAGGACCAAAATGGTTGAAGAATATTCCAAAGGCAATTATGTAATAGCCGGAGGTGACTGGAATATGAATCCACCAGGATTTGATTCTGAAGTATTTCTTAACTACCCTGGATTCTGCGTAATGACAATCCCCGGAACAGAGTTTATGCCTCAGGGATGGACAATTGCCTATGACACAAATTGTCCAACAAACCGCAAATTGGATCAACCCTTTAAAAAAGAAGTAACACCCGGCACTATCATTGATTTCTTTGTGTTATCTCCGAATATAGAATTGCTTAACATTTATACGCAAGATCTTTCGTTTCATCATTCCGACCATCACCCTGTCATCCTGGATGCTGCTCTGAAAACAACCAAAGCTATGCATTAGTTCCTTATACTCCTAATGCATAGCTTTGGTTGAACAATAAACCTGTAAAAACGTTTATTCGAAAAAGCGCAAGCGAAACAAATATGTTGCTCAAAATACAAACACAACAATAATAAAATCAGCAACATGCGTGTTTCATCATATCATTAAAACAATTTTATCATGATGAAAGCAAATATGGGAACAACTGACAGGATTTTCAGATTGATTCTGGTGATTCTTGTTGCAATTCTTTATTTCACCAACGTAATTTCAGGAACCCTGGCCATCATTCTTGGAATAGTGGCTCTTGTATTCCTTATTACAAGTATTACCGGGTTTTGCGGACTTTATAAGGTTTTCGGAATATCAACCTGCTCTGTTAAAAAATCGCAAAAGTAAAGTAAGTCAGAAGAATTCATTTAAAAAGACTGGAAGCTATACCATCAGCATATAGCTTCCCTTCTTTTGTTAAGGCGAAAATGCCCTTATTCTCCACCAGGAGTTTATTATTTACATATTCACAAATTCTTTCGAGGAAATATCGTTCAAATTCTTTTCCGAAGACATTTCTTATATGTTCCGTATCGCATCCCCAGACTGTTCTGAGGGAGGTCATAACATATTCATTATACTTTTCATTATGGCTGAGAAATTCTTGTTCCTCAGTAAGGTTAGCCGGGTTCCCTTTTGAATTGATATAAGCAGAAACACTTTTAACATTCCATTGACGTGAATAGCCATTATAAGAATGGGCAGAAGGGCCAAAACCCGCATAGTGGCCTCCCAGCCAATATAGGCTGTTGTGTTTAGAATAAAACCCCTTTCTTGCAAAATTTGAAATCTCATAATGGATATAGTCATGTTCATCCAATAAATCAATGAGTATCCGAAAATGTTCAACAATTCTTTCCTCCGGTGGAGGTAAAACCTTTCCCGACTTAATCCAGTTAGCCAAAGGGGTTTTTTCCTCAACCGTAAGGGCGTAAGCAGAAATATGCGGGATTTTCATGTCTATTAGCCTGTAGAGGTTATTCCTCAAACTCTCCCCTGATGACAAAGGCAGTCCGTAAATCAGATCTGCCGAAATATTCTCATAACCGGCATCCTGAATACGCATAATAGCACCTACAGACTTTTCAGCACTATGTTTACGATTCAGGTATGCAAGTTCATTATCATCGAAGGATTGTACCCCAACGCTAATTCTGTTTATCTTTGTTTTTGAAAGCTCCTTAAGAAAATTTATGCTTATATCTTCAGGATTAACTTCAAGGGTTATTTCGGCATATTCCGGGATAGTGAAATGTTTTTCAAGCCATTGTATCAAATCATTGATATCGGAAGGCGGCATCAATGAAGGAGTTCCGCCACCGAAGTACAAACTCTCTACGGCTTCTATGCCAAGATAATCACTTCGAAATTTTATCTCTTCTTTCAATGCAGCGTTGAAACCGATATTCAGTTTTGCAGATGCAACAGAGAAAAAATTACAATAAGCGCATTTATGCCTGCAAAAAGGATAGTGAATATAGATTCCAGCCATGTATTCTCTTGATTTATAATCATTCCAAATTAAATGACCTTAATGAACCCGGATAATAATTATCCAAAATCCCCGTAAATTTACGGTTGATTTTTCTTAATTAGGTATAATGTAAAAATTGAGTAGCAGAGTATTTTGATATTATTCGAAAATAACCGAAAAAACAATAACAGATATGAAAAGAAGGGATTTCTTAAAAAAGGGAGCAGGAGCTTCCCTGGTAGCAGGCTCAACGATGATGTTCGGGCGTATTGGTGAAGCTTTAGGACAATCGGATAACGATACTGCTGAACTTTATGATCTTGTTGCCATTAAAGGAGAGGATCCTGTAAAAATGTTTGATGAAGGGATTAAGGCCCTGGGAGGAATGGAGCGTTATGTCAAACCCGGCCAGAAAGTTACGGTGAAACCCAATATCGGATGGGATGCAACTCCTGAAAGGGCTGCCAATACCAATCCTCAGTTGGTGAAACGAATCATTGAGCACTGTTTTCAGGCAGGAGCCAAAGAAGTTTATGTTTTTGACAACACCTGCAACAACTGGAATAAGTGTTACACAAACAGCGGTATTGAAGAAGCTGTAAAAAGTACGGGAGCTAAAATGGTTCCGGGGAATACTGAGAGTTACTACCGCTATGTTGATATCCCCCAGGGAAAGAGTCTTAAGAATGCAATGGAACATGAACTGATCCAGAATTCGGATGTGTTTATTAATGTTCCGGTTTTAAAACATCACAGTTCGGCAAAGCTTACCATCGCAATGAAAAATCTTATGGGTATCGTATGGGACAGGAGATACTGGCACACCAACGACCTGCATCAGTGCATTGCTGATTATGTTACGTTTCGCAAGCCCGACCTCAATATTGTGGATGCATACCGTGTGATGAAGCGTAATGGTCCACGAGGGGTATCGGAAGACGATGTGGTTCTTTTAAACTCGCAATTGATCTCTACAGATATAGTAGCTATTGATGCGGCTGCCACAAAACTGTTCGGAATGGAACCCATCGATATTCCATATATTCAGATCGCCCATGACATGGGACTAGGAAACATGAACCTTGATACCCTCAACATCAAAAGGATAAAAGTCTGATCTGATGTTTTACCGAGTCTTAAAATCCCTGAGGGTAATTATAGCATTGATCTTTCTAATCCTCACTTTTGTTGTTTTTCTGGATATAAGCAGTTCCTTATCTACATTATTTGTGGGATACGTTACCTACATTCAGTTTGTACCTTCCATGCTGGGTTTTATTGATTCAATAAGCCTGCTCTTTTCGGGTTTTATTCTTGTGTTGGTATTAACGATTTTATTTGGCAGGATTTACTGTTCTGTATTTTGCCCGTTGGGAATAATCCAGGATGTTGTTATTTACTTAAAGCGCAAGTTTACACGTAAAAAGCGTTTTGCTTATCTAAAGCCTCATAACCGGGTAAGGTATGGGATTTTAGTGATCACAGCAGGTGTGTTAATCACAGGATCCGCATTTCTACTAATTTTTCTTGATCCCTATAGTTTGTTTGGCAAAATCAATGTCACTGTTATTAAACCTATACTGGTTGGAATCAATAATTTAATTTCAAAACTATTATCATCCTGGTTTGATATTTACTCTGTATACCCTGTTGAATTGAGGTCAGTGAGTCTGAGCGCTTTAATCTTTTCGCTTTTATTTACTATTCTTCTTTTGTGGTTGACTTTGCGTTATGCTAGATTATACTGCAATCTGATTTGTCCGGTTGGGACATTACTGGGACTTCCTTCAAAAGTTTCTGTTTTCAGGATTAAACTTGACCAGGAATTGTGCACAAGTTGCGGAAGATGTTCGGCTGCGTGCAAGACAGGGTGTATAGATGTATTCAACCGTAAGGTAGATCATTCAAGATGTATTGTATGCTTCAACTGCCTGACTTCCTGTAACCAGAATGGAGTTCATTACGGTTTTTCCTTATCCCGAAAAAAGGAATTACCTGTTCAGGAAGCTGTAAATCCTGGCAGAAGAGGTTTTCTTGCGACAACATTGGGGTTAATGGCAACGCTTGCAGGATCCGAAAAATTATTTGCTCAACAACATCGACGACGGGGCAAAGGAAAAGGGCCTGTACCTGTTGAAAAGAATTATCCGGTTACTCCCCCCGGATCGTTAAGCATTGAACACTTTAACGATAATTGCACTGCCTGTTATCTCTGTGTAAGTGCATGCCCCACGCAGGTATTACAACCCGGATGGCTAACTTACGGACTAAAAGGCATATTGCAGCCGCACATGGACTACAGCACGAGTTTCTGTAATTTCGATTGTACCCGTTGCGGAGAAGCATGCCCAACCGGAGCAATTTTGCCTCTTAATCAGCAAGTTAAGCAACTGACACAAGTTGGAATAGTGAAGTTCATAAAGCAAAACTGTATTGTTTACACTGACAATACGGATTGTGGGGCTTGTTCGGAGCATTGCCCGACCAAGGCAGTTAACATGAAACCCTGGCGACAGGGATTACTGCTACCCTATGTTACACCGGAAATTTGCATAGGTTGCGGCGCCTGTGAATATGCATGTCCCACAACACCCAAATCAATTTATGTAGATGGAAATCCTGTCCATGTATTAGCTGAGAAACCAAAAATCGAGAAACTTGAAGTTGAATCAAGCGAAGATTTTCCTTTTTAATTACACACGTTTACGAAGTGATATTCTGAACGTTGTTCCCTTTTCAGATAAAGCAGATCGATTTATGTTGGATGACTTTACAAAGATCTTGCCTTTATGATAATTATGAATAATTCTTTTTGACAGAGAAAGGCCCAATCCCCACCCTCTTTTTTTGCTGGTATATCCTGGGTTAAAGATAGTTTTATGCAAGGATTTTGGAATTCCTCTGCCGGTATCGCTAATGTCAATATGAACGAATTTTTCATCCTGTAAAAAGTCGATACTAATTGTGCCACTTCCACTCATAGCATCTACGGCATTTTTGCAAAGGTTTTCGATAACCCATCCGAAGAGGTTGGAATTCAGGGGGACAATCATTTCATTATCAGGAGAAAGATTAATAGTAAAATGGACTTTTGAAGAAGTTCTGGACCGGATGTAATTTATGCTATCATAAATAACGCCAACGAGGTTTGTAGGTTCCAGTTTGGGAGTCGATCCGATTTTGGAAAATCTTTCCGTAACATTCTGCAGGCGTTCAATGTCTTTACGGATTTCATCGAGATTTTCATCTTTTACGCCTTTGATATCCAGCAATTCCATCCAGGCAATAACAGAAGAAAGCGGAGTACCAAGCTGATGCGCGGTTTCACGAGACATTCCCACCCAAACCTGGTTTTGTTCCGATCTTCTGGCAGTATCAAACATAAGATAGGCAAAGATCAGGAAGAGGCCGATGACTCCAAATTGCAGGTACGGATAATACCGCAGGCGGATCAGAAGAGGGGAGTCTTTATAAAAAATATACTTTACACCCTGTCCTGCAAGGCTGATTTCAATCGGGGGATTTTCCGCTTCCATACTAAGAATGGTAGACCTGAGAAAAGCAGTATCGAGGATCTGTTTAGGGTCAATATTACCATATTCAAGTACATTGGTTTTAGAACTATCGGTAATTATAACAGGAACTGAAGCGGCATTTCTTACGACCTCCGAGAAAAAAGACTCGATCAGGTCGTCGAGAACCTGTCTTAATTCAGTAAATATTTTGCTCTCCTTGAAATAAAGCTTGACATATTCATCACCATAGTAGTTTAAAAGTATTGGTTCATATTGCGAGAAATCTCTTTTAAGATCACCCTGAAGTTTAAAAATCCCATCAAAATTGATCTCATCAACATTTCTTGCATTGGTAATGCTATCATATTTATCGGTAAGAATTACCGGGATGGTAGTATTATAGGTTATGATTTTGAGATAAAAGTCGAGAAATTTAGAATCCTCAGCATATTTGATATTTGCAAATGCATCTGCCAGGATTTCAGCGCGTTTTCTTTCTTCGGTCTGTATCTGCTGGAAAAACTTTTCCGTATAGCTTACCAGATCAGCCTTTCGTTGAATTGCATTGGCCCAAATTTCTATGTTGATCCGTTCTTCACGGGAAATCTTATTGACCATAACATTGGTATACCAAAGAGAAGCCACCACGATAAATAGGGCTACCAAAAAAAGGATCAGTTTCCAGCGGCGTTTTTTGGTATAAATGTTCATGAAAAACGATTTATAAATTCCTAACGAACAAAATTCCTGTATATTCCACTTTTCAGTTAAAGATGTTATCGGGTCTGTATATGTAAGTATTATTGTTCAAACTTATGAATCTTCCCGCATCAACCATTCCTTTGCTTCAAGTATTTCCTTTTTCTTATCACTGGAAATTCCAGGATATTTTAGATTAAGTGACTGAAGGACAGAAATGATGATTCCACTGACACAGGCACGCATAAACCATTTATGATTGGCTGGAATTACATACCAGGGAGCATTTTCAGTAGAAGTATGCAGCAACATTTGCTCATAAGCATACATATATTCATCCCAGTGTTGTCTTTCCTGAAAATCGCTCAGGGAAATTTTCCAATGTTTGGAAGGTTCTTCAATACGACTTAAAAAGCGTTTTTTTTGTTCATCTTTACTGATATGCAGGAAGAATTTTATCACAGCCATCCCGTTTCCCGTAAGGTATTTTTCAAATGCGCATATATCTTCGAACCTGTTTTTCCAGAAGGAGTGATTGTTTTCAGGATCATAAGGCATTTTGGGTAGTTTCTGGCTGGCCAACACTTCAGGATGAACTCTTGCGACAAGAACCTCTTCGTAATATGAACGGTTAAAAATCCCAATCGTTCCTCTTTCCGGAAGAGCCTTATAGCACCGCCACATGTAGGTATGGTCGAGTTCTTCTTCCGATGGCTTTTTAAAGCTTTTGACCATACATCCCTGTGGATTGATCCCAGACATCACATGTTTTATGGTTCCATCCTTTCCTGCAGCATCCATAGCCTGGAAAATAATCAGCATAGAGTTCCTGTTATAGGCATAAAGGATTTCCTGAAGCTCAGAAAGCAATTTTGAATTGTCATTCAATAATTCATTAGCTTCTTTCTTTCCTTCGAAGAGATCTGTATATTCAGGATCAAAATCTGAAAGCGATTTGCTTTTATCATCCGGAAACATTAATTTCCTGCTTATTAATTCATAATCTGTCATAAGTGAAAATTTATACAATATAGAATTATGAAATATTGACTCATACAAGGTTAAGCATTTTTTTAACAAGAAATAATATCCTATTTGTATATTTATAAAGCAAATGTTTACTTTTGTCGAAGTTAACTCTCAAAAAATTATCTTAAATCCCCGAAAAAATGAAAAAGCAATTATTCATCCTGCTGATCGTAACGATCAGTTTCACAATGTTTTTTGCAGGATGTACCAATGAAAAAGTTATGAAAGCCAAACAGTATCCATTAGAAGATTTCTTTAAGAATCCTGAAAAGACTGCGTATCAGATTTCACCTGATGGCATGTATTACTCCTTTATGGCTCCGTACGAAGACAGACTAAACAT
The window above is part of the Bacteroidota bacterium genome. Proteins encoded here:
- a CDS encoding polyphosphate kinase 2 family protein, encoding MTDYELISRKLMFPDDKSKSLSDFDPEYTDLFEGKKEANELLNDNSKLLSELQEILYAYNRNSMLIIFQAMDAAGKDGTIKHVMSGINPQGCMVKSFKKPSEEELDHTYMWRCYKALPERGTIGIFNRSYYEEVLVARVHPEVLASQKLPKMPYDPENNHSFWKNRFEDICAFEKYLTGNGMAVIKFFLHISKDEQKKRFLSRIEEPSKHWKISLSDFQERQHWDEYMYAYEQMLLHTSTENAPWYVIPANHKWFMRACVSGIIISVLQSLNLKYPGISSDKKKEILEAKEWLMREDS
- a CDS encoding HAMP domain-containing histidine kinase encodes the protein MNIYTKKRRWKLILFLVALFIVVASLWYTNVMVNKISREERINIEIWANAIQRKADLVSYTEKFFQQIQTEERKRAEILADAFANIKYAEDSKFLDFYLKIITYNTTIPVILTDKYDSITNARNVDEINFDGIFKLQGDLKRDFSQYEPILLNYYGDEYVKLYFKESKIFTELRQVLDDLIESFFSEVVRNAASVPVIITDSSKTNVLEYGNIDPKQILDTAFLRSTILSMEAENPPIEISLAGQGVKYIFYKDSPLLIRLRYYPYLQFGVIGLFLIFAYLMFDTARRSEQNQVWVGMSRETAHQLGTPLSSVIAWMELLDIKGVKDENLDEIRKDIERLQNVTERFSKIGSTPKLEPTNLVGVIYDSINYIRSRTSSKVHFTINLSPDNEMIVPLNSNLFGWVIENLCKNAVDAMSGSGTISIDFLQDEKFVHIDISDTGRGIPKSLHKTIFNPGYTSKKRGWGLGLSLSKRIIHNYHKGKIFVKSSNINRSALSEKGTTFRISLRKRV
- a CDS encoding 4Fe-4S dicluster domain-containing protein, giving the protein MFLILTFVVFLDISSSLSTLFVGYVTYIQFVPSMLGFIDSISLLFSGFILVLVLTILFGRIYCSVFCPLGIIQDVVIYLKRKFTRKKRFAYLKPHNRVRYGILVITAGVLITGSAFLLIFLDPYSLFGKINVTVIKPILVGINNLISKLLSSWFDIYSVYPVELRSVSLSALIFSLLFTILLLWLTLRYARLYCNLICPVGTLLGLPSKVSVFRIKLDQELCTSCGRCSAACKTGCIDVFNRKVDHSRCIVCFNCLTSCNQNGVHYGFSLSRKKELPVQEAVNPGRRGFLATTLGLMATLAGSEKLFAQQHRRRGKGKGPVPVEKNYPVTPPGSLSIEHFNDNCTACYLCVSACPTQVLQPGWLTYGLKGILQPHMDYSTSFCNFDCTRCGEACPTGAILPLNQQVKQLTQVGIVKFIKQNCIVYTDNTDCGACSEHCPTKAVNMKPWRQGLLLPYVTPEICIGCGACEYACPTTPKSIYVDGNPVHVLAEKPKIEKLEVESSEDFPF